The Pseudomonas sp. FP2309 genome has a window encoding:
- a CDS encoding lysophospholipid acyltransferase family protein: MGRLRVYGRIARVLVVVALGLSMASVFGLFERLGVANSMVRRQRWSRFFMARLTNALPFRVTVHGSLPTQPMLWVSNHVSWTDIPLLGAVAPMSFLSKAEVRTWPVAGWLAAKAGSLFIRRGSGDSQLIRKQMTRHLEQQHPLLMFPEGTTTDGRSLRTFHGRLLASAIDADVCLQPVAIRYVRDGQVDPLAPFIGDDDLLSHLMRLFANDQGDVEIHILKPIACAGQERAALAYQAQQAVQKALFGPLPEAEHLAARPAFAA, from the coding sequence ATGGGCCGCCTGCGCGTCTACGGGCGCATTGCCCGCGTATTAGTGGTGGTGGCGCTGGGCCTGAGCATGGCCAGTGTGTTTGGGCTGTTCGAGCGCCTGGGCGTGGCCAACTCGATGGTGCGGCGCCAGCGCTGGTCGCGGTTCTTTATGGCGCGACTGACCAACGCCCTGCCCTTTCGCGTGACGGTGCACGGTTCGCTGCCGACGCAGCCGATGCTGTGGGTGAGCAATCACGTGTCCTGGACCGACATTCCGTTGCTGGGCGCTGTGGCGCCGATGTCGTTTCTGTCCAAGGCCGAAGTGCGCACCTGGCCGGTGGCCGGTTGGTTGGCGGCCAAAGCCGGCAGTCTGTTTATCCGCCGGGGTTCGGGCGACAGCCAGTTGATCCGCAAACAGATGACCCGTCATCTGGAGCAACAGCACCCCTTGTTGATGTTTCCGGAAGGCACCACCACCGACGGGCGCAGCCTGCGCACCTTTCACGGGCGCTTGCTGGCCAGTGCGATCGACGCGGATGTGTGCCTGCAACCGGTGGCGATTCGTTATGTGCGCGACGGCCAGGTGGACCCGCTGGCACCGTTCATTGGCGATGATGATTTGCTCTCGCACCTGATGCGCTTGTTTGCCAATGATCAGGGCGACGTGGAAATCCACATACTCAAGCCGATCGCCTGCGCCGGCCAGGAACGTGCGGCGCTGGCGTATCAGGCGCAGCAAGCGGTGCAGAAGGCGTTGTTCGGGCCGTTGCCGGAGGCAGAGCACCTGGCGGCGCGACCAGCCTTCGCCGCTTGA
- a CDS encoding serine hydrolase has translation MVRGLLCVALLFVTVIARAENWPDKDWTKGTPLVGPAVDALETYAFPPRDDATRQGIRTDALLVIRDGQIIYERYAAPTTASTPHLTWSISKSLMATVLGVAYGDNRFKLTDPVARFYPPMKQHQAVTMADLLHWASGLDWQEDYEYAPLKSSVVAMLYTRGRSDMAAFTADMDAFSGPGQVFRYSSGDSNLLSAALKGMLGHKAYMSYPWDALFKPLGIRSATWETDADETFVASSYAYLTARDLARVGLLMARDGRWGDEQLLPKAWVAFNRQPFDKYKTGQDEAVPGGQWWLNQGTPRPWPDAPADTFAALGHWGQALYVMPAEHLVIVRYGDDRDGTYRHNELLKRVLAAVQP, from the coding sequence ATGGTCAGAGGCTTGCTGTGCGTTGCCCTGTTGTTCGTCACCGTTATCGCCCGCGCCGAAAACTGGCCCGACAAGGACTGGACCAAGGGCACGCCACTTGTCGGCCCTGCCGTCGACGCCCTCGAGACCTACGCCTTCCCCCCGCGTGACGATGCCACCCGCCAAGGCATCCGCACCGATGCACTGCTGGTGATCCGCGACGGGCAGATCATTTATGAACGCTATGCCGCGCCTACCACGGCGAGCACGCCGCACCTCACCTGGTCCATCAGCAAGAGCCTGATGGCCACTGTGCTCGGCGTGGCCTATGGCGATAATCGCTTCAAACTCACCGACCCGGTGGCGCGCTTTTACCCACCGATGAAGCAACACCAGGCGGTGACCATGGCCGACCTGCTGCACTGGGCGTCGGGCCTCGACTGGCAGGAAGACTACGAATACGCGCCGCTCAAATCCTCGGTGGTGGCGATGCTCTACACCCGTGGTCGCAGCGATATGGCCGCGTTTACGGCGGATATGGACGCCTTCAGCGGTCCCGGCCAGGTGTTCCGCTATTCCAGCGGCGACAGCAATCTGCTCTCCGCCGCGCTCAAAGGGATGCTCGGCCACAAGGCGTACATGAGTTATCCATGGGACGCGCTGTTCAAACCGTTGGGGATTCGCAGCGCCACCTGGGAAACCGACGCCGACGAGACCTTCGTCGCTTCGTCCTATGCCTATCTCACCGCCCGCGACCTGGCGCGCGTCGGCCTGCTGATGGCGCGGGATGGGCGCTGGGGCGATGAGCAATTGCTGCCCAAGGCCTGGGTCGCGTTCAACCGCCAGCCGTTCGATAAATACAAAACCGGCCAGGACGAAGCCGTCCCCGGCGGCCAGTGGTGGCTTAACCAAGGCACCCCAAGGCCCTGGCCCGACGCCCCCGCCGACACCTTCGCCGCCCTTGGCCACTGGGGCCAGGCGCTGTACGTGATGCCCGCCGAACACTTGGTGATCGTGCGCTACGGCGATGACCGCGACGGTACTTATCGCCACAACGAACTGCTCAAACGCGTGCTCGCGGCGGTGCAGCCATGA
- a CDS encoding IS5 family transposase, giving the protein MKQMTFADAEYAGKRKQTRKELFLIEMDRVVPWKGLIALIEPHYPTGEGGRPAYPLMAMLRVHLMQNWFGYSDPAMEEALYETTILRQFSGLSLERIPDETTILNFRRLLEKHELAAGILGVINGYLGDRGLSLRQGTIVDATLIHAPSSTKNKDGKRDPEMHQTKKGNQYYFGAKAHIGVDDESGLVHSVVITAANVADITQVDKLLHGAENVVCADAGYTGVEKREEHAGRHVIWQIAARRSTYKKHGKRSALYKAMRKIEKAKAQVRAKVEHPFRVIKRQFGYTKVRFRGLVKNTSQMVTLFALSNLWMARRYLLSSAGEVRP; this is encoded by the coding sequence ATGAAGCAAATGACCTTCGCCGATGCCGAGTACGCCGGTAAGCGCAAGCAGACCCGCAAGGAATTGTTCCTGATCGAGATGGATCGTGTCGTACCCTGGAAGGGTTTGATTGCCCTGATCGAACCTCATTACCCGACGGGCGAAGGGGGGCGTCCGGCCTATCCTTTGATGGCGATGCTGCGGGTTCATCTCATGCAGAACTGGTTCGGTTACAGCGATCCTGCGATGGAAGAAGCGCTGTACGAGACGACGATCTTGCGCCAGTTTTCAGGTCTGAGCCTGGAGCGGATCCCAGATGAAACTACCATCCTCAACTTCCGTCGCCTGCTGGAAAAGCACGAGTTGGCCGCTGGTATTCTCGGCGTGATCAATGGCTATCTGGGCGACCGTGGCTTGTCGCTGCGACAAGGCACCATCGTCGATGCCACGCTGATTCATGCGCCCAGTTCGACCAAGAACAAGGACGGCAAACGCGACCCTGAGATGCATCAAACCAAGAAAGGTAACCAGTATTACTTCGGTGCCAAAGCTCACATTGGTGTCGACGATGAGTCAGGGCTGGTGCACAGCGTGGTGATCACTGCGGCCAACGTCGCGGACATAACCCAAGTCGACAAACTGCTACACGGTGCTGAGAACGTGGTCTGCGCCGATGCAGGCTATACCGGTGTCGAGAAGCGCGAAGAGCATGCGGGACGCCACGTCATCTGGCAGATCGCAGCCCGGCGCAGTACCTACAAAAAACACGGTAAACGCAGCGCGCTGTACAAAGCGATGCGCAAGATCGAGAAAGCCAAGGCCCAGGTTCGCGCCAAGGTTGAGCATCCATTTCGAGTGATCAAGCGTCAGTTTGGTTATACGAAAGTGCGTTTCCGAGGCTTGGTGAAAAACACTTCTCAGATGGTGACGCTGTTCGCCCTGTCGAACCTTTGGATGGCGCGTCGATATTTGCTCTCCAGCGCAGGAGAGGTGCGTCCGTAA
- a CDS encoding amidase: MIRRRPFTSLFLLLLLALLGWVWHERVNLQAFPDIIAAYTAKEYCSCRYVANNPADYCRGYVKQYVPTSAFRDSPERSEVTASGLGRTHTARWLGERQGCRLVP; encoded by the coding sequence ATGATCCGTCGTCGGCCGTTTACCAGCCTGTTTCTGCTGCTGTTGCTCGCCTTGCTCGGCTGGGTGTGGCACGAGCGCGTCAACCTGCAAGCCTTCCCCGACATCATTGCGGCCTACACCGCCAAGGAGTACTGCTCGTGCCGCTATGTAGCGAACAATCCAGCTGACTATTGCCGCGGATATGTGAAGCAGTACGTGCCCACCAGTGCGTTCAGGGATAGCCCGGAGCGTAGTGAAGTGACGGCGAGCGGGCTGGGGCGCACGCACACGGCGCGGTGGTTGGGGGAGCGGCAGGGGTGTCGGTTGGTGCCGTGA
- a CDS encoding ACP phosphodiesterase, with protein sequence MNYLAHLHLGGQLPAQLLGSLYGDFVKGRLQGQFSPPIEAAIQLHRAIDRFTDTHPLVGQALSRFSLTRRRYAGIVVDVFFDHCLARDWALYADQPLAHFTSQVYRVLQAEPELPGRLAQIAPYMAAQDWLGSYREFAVMEQVLRGISRRLTQPEALGHAMQELRLLYEPLSEDFRRFYPQLQEFAQSQLITQN encoded by the coding sequence ATGAATTATCTCGCACATCTGCACTTGGGCGGCCAACTTCCTGCGCAACTGCTGGGCAGCCTCTATGGCGACTTCGTCAAAGGCCGCCTGCAAGGGCAGTTCAGCCCGCCGATCGAGGCGGCGATCCAGTTGCATCGCGCCATCGACCGCTTCACCGACACTCATCCACTGGTGGGGCAGGCGTTGTCGCGCTTCAGCCTCACCCGCAGGCGCTATGCCGGGATCGTCGTCGACGTGTTTTTCGATCATTGCCTGGCGCGGGATTGGGCGTTGTATGCCGACCAGCCGCTGGCGCACTTCACGTCGCAGGTGTACCGCGTGCTGCAGGCCGAACCGGAGTTGCCGGGGCGCTTGGCGCAGATTGCGCCTTATATGGCGGCCCAGGATTGGTTGGGCTCGTACCGTGAGTTCGCGGTGATGGAGCAGGTGTTGCGGGGGATTTCGCGGCGGCTGACGCAGCCGGAAGCGTTGGGACATGCGATGCAGGAGTTGCGGCTTTTATATGAACCGCTGAGTGAAGACTTCCGGCGCTTCTACCCTCAATTGCAGGAATTCGCACAGTCTCAACTGATCACACAAAACTAA
- a CDS encoding helix-turn-helix transcriptional regulator produces MSIDLDEIIKALAHPVRRDILTWLKDPKVQFPEQLHNHEYGICAGQIDQRCGLSQSTVSAHLATLQRAGLISSQKAGQWHFFKRNEEVIQAFLTAFITELSADIRAPL; encoded by the coding sequence ATGTCCATTGACCTCGACGAAATAATAAAAGCCCTGGCGCACCCAGTACGACGAGACATCCTCACCTGGCTGAAAGACCCGAAGGTGCAGTTCCCCGAGCAACTGCATAACCACGAATACGGCATCTGTGCCGGGCAGATCGACCAGCGCTGCGGCTTGTCCCAGTCGACCGTGTCGGCCCACCTCGCCACGTTGCAACGGGCGGGACTGATCAGCAGCCAGAAGGCCGGGCAATGGCACTTTTTCAAACGCAATGAGGAAGTGATCCAAGCCTTCCTCACGGCGTTTATCACTGAACTCAGCGCTGACATCCGCGCGCCGCTGTAA
- the olsB gene encoding L-ornithine N(alpha)-acyltransferase produces the protein MTQIARISDTGNERRLQAERLVGAKALQEAQALRFNVFSGEFNAKLKGAEQGLDMDDYDVHCSHIGVRDLNSGRLVATTRLLDHQAASTLGRFYSEEEFSLHGLLHLQGPILEIGRTCVDPAYRNGGTIAVLWGELAEVLNEGGYSYLMGCASIPMHDGGIQAHAIMQRLRERYLCNEHLRAEPKKPLPALDLPSNVIAEMPPLLKAYMRLGAKICGEPCWDEDFQVADVFILLKRDELCPRYARHFKAAM, from the coding sequence ATGACTCAGATCGCCCGCATCAGCGACACCGGCAATGAACGCCGTCTGCAAGCCGAACGCCTGGTTGGCGCGAAAGCTTTGCAGGAAGCCCAGGCCCTGCGTTTCAACGTGTTCAGCGGCGAGTTCAACGCCAAGCTGAAAGGTGCGGAACAGGGTCTGGACATGGATGACTATGATGTTCACTGCAGCCATATCGGCGTGCGGGACTTGAACAGCGGTCGATTGGTCGCCACCACCCGTTTGCTCGACCATCAGGCCGCCAGCACCCTGGGGCGGTTCTACAGCGAAGAAGAATTCAGCCTGCACGGCTTGCTGCACCTGCAAGGCCCGATCCTGGAGATCGGCCGCACCTGCGTCGACCCGGCCTACCGCAACGGCGGCACCATCGCTGTGTTGTGGGGCGAGTTGGCCGAAGTGCTCAACGAGGGCGGCTACAGTTACCTGATGGGCTGCGCGAGCATCCCGATGCATGACGGTGGCATCCAGGCCCATGCGATCATGCAGCGCCTGCGCGAACGCTACCTGTGCAACGAACACTTGCGCGCCGAACCGAAAAAACCCCTGCCGGCACTGGACCTGCCATCCAACGTCATCGCCGAAATGCCGCCGCTGCTCAAGGCGTATATGCGCCTGGGTGCGAAGATCTGTGGCGAGCCGTGCTGGGATGAAGACTTCCAGGTCGCCGACGTGTTCATCCTGCTCAAGCGCGATGAGCTGTGCCCGCGTTATGCACGTCACTTCAAGGCGGCCATGTGA
- a CDS encoding MFS transporter gives MPLSLLILALSAFAIGTTEFVIMGLLPDVATDLGVSIPGAGWLVTGYALGVAIGAPFMALATARLPRKAALVALMGIFIVGNLLCALASDYNVLMFARVVTALCHGAFFGIGSVVAANLVPANKRASAVALMFTGLTLANVLGVPLGTALGQEAGWRSTFWAVTVIGVVALIGLIRFLPAKRDEEKLDMRAELAALKGAGIWLSLSMTALFAASMFTLFTYVAPLLGDVTGVSPKGVTWTLLLIGLGLTVGNIIGGKLADKRLAATLVGVFISMAVVSTALSWTSVALIPTEITLFLWATASFAAVPALQINVVTFGKAAPNLVSTLNIGAFNIGNALGAWVGGSVIAHGFGLTSVPLAAAALAVLALVVTLITFRQSGDADLAPATN, from the coding sequence ATGCCCCTCTCGCTACTCATCCTGGCCCTGAGCGCCTTCGCCATCGGCACGACCGAGTTCGTCATCATGGGCTTGTTGCCCGATGTGGCGACGGACCTCGGCGTGTCGATCCCCGGCGCCGGCTGGTTGGTTACCGGTTATGCCCTGGGCGTGGCGATTGGTGCGCCGTTCATGGCATTGGCCACCGCCAGGCTGCCACGCAAAGCCGCCTTGGTAGCGTTGATGGGTATCTTCATCGTCGGCAACCTGCTCTGCGCCCTGGCCAGTGATTACAACGTGCTGATGTTTGCCCGTGTGGTCACCGCGCTGTGTCACGGCGCTTTCTTTGGGATTGGTTCGGTGGTTGCCGCCAACCTGGTCCCGGCCAACAAACGTGCGTCGGCGGTGGCCTTGATGTTCACCGGTCTGACCCTGGCCAATGTGCTTGGCGTCCCGCTGGGCACCGCGCTGGGCCAGGAAGCCGGCTGGCGTTCGACCTTCTGGGCGGTCACGGTGATTGGCGTTGTCGCGCTGATCGGCCTGATCCGCTTCCTGCCGGCCAAGCGTGACGAAGAAAAACTCGACATGCGCGCCGAACTGGCCGCCCTCAAAGGCGCCGGCATCTGGCTGTCGCTGAGCATGACGGCGCTGTTCGCCGCGTCCATGTTCACCCTCTTCACCTACGTTGCGCCGCTGCTGGGCGATGTCACTGGCGTGTCGCCCAAGGGCGTGACCTGGACCCTGCTGCTGATCGGCCTGGGCCTGACCGTGGGCAACATCATCGGCGGCAAGCTGGCCGACAAACGCCTGGCCGCTACGTTGGTCGGTGTGTTTATCAGCATGGCGGTGGTGTCCACGGCGCTGAGCTGGACCAGCGTCGCGCTGATCCCGACTGAAATCACCTTGTTCCTGTGGGCCACCGCGTCGTTTGCCGCCGTCCCGGCGTTGCAGATAAACGTGGTGACCTTCGGCAAGGCCGCACCGAATCTGGTGTCCACCTTGAATATCGGCGCCTTCAACATCGGCAACGCCCTCGGCGCCTGGGTCGGCGGCAGCGTGATCGCCCACGGTTTCGGCCTGACCAGCGTGCCGCTGGCAGCAGCGGCCCTGGCGGTCCTGGCACTGGTGGTGACCCTGATTACTTTCCGTCAGAGCGGCGACGCCGATCTGGCTCCTGCGACCAACTGA